A window of Halovivax gelatinilyticus genomic DNA:
GAACGACCTCGTCGACGTCCTTGTAGACGCCGGGGGCCTCTTCGGCGACGGTGGCCCCTGACTGGGCCTTGACGTATATCTGGTGTCGGTCCAGGAGCTGCTCCTGGACGTCGCCACCCCAGTACTCCTGTTTCGCCTGGGTCCGGCTCATCAGCCGACCGGCCCCGTGGGCGGTCGACCCGAACGTGAGTTCCATCGAGGCCGCGCCGCCGCGGAGGACGTAACTGCCCGCACCCATGCTCCCGGGGATGATGACGGGCTGGCCGACGTCGCGATAGGCTCTCGGTACGTCGGGATGACCAGCGGGAAACGCCCGAGTGGCCCCTTTCCGGTGGACGTACAGCTCCCGTTCGGTCCCGTCAGAATCGACCACGTGCGTCTCTTTCTTCGCGATGTTGTGTGCGACGTCGTAGAGCAGCTCCATCTCCATCTCCTCCCAGGGACGGTCGAACACGCGCTCGAAGACGCGTCGGGTGCGGTGCATGATGAGCTGTCGGTTGACCCAGGCGAAGTTGATCGCCGCGTTCATCGCCCCGTAGTACTCTTCGGCGAGCTGCGAGCCGGCCGGCGCCGCTGCTAACTCCTTGTCGGGAAGTCGGTCGAGCAACCCACGATGTCGTTTCTCGATCTTCCGCAGGTAGTCGTTGCACGTCTGGTGGCCGAGCCCGCGAGAGCCACAGTGGATGAGGACAACGATCTGGTCCTCGGAGAGGCCGAACGCCTCGCCGACCTCGTCGTCGAAGACGTCGGTGACGCGCTGGACTTCGAGGAAGTGATTCCCCGAGCCGAGCGACCCGATCTGATTCTTCCCGCGGTCTTTCGCCTTCTGGCTCACCATCGACGGATCGGCACCCGCCCGAACGCCCTCGTCCTCGCAGTGGCGGAGATCCGACTCTACGGCGTGGCCGTTCTCCAGCGCCCACTCGACGCCACGCGCGAGAATCTCTTCGACCGTCTGGATATCCGACTCGACGATGCCGCCCCCGCCGAGTCCCGACGGGATATTGGCGAACAGCGAGTCGACGAGGTCCTCCTCGTGACCGCGGACGTCGTCGTATTCGAGATTTGTTTTCATCATTCTTACTCCGCAATTAATGTCGTAGCCGACCGCTCCAGGGGAAATACAGCCATCTTCGGCGTCCATCGCGCCGACGCCACCGACGGGGAAGCCGTAGCCCTGGTGACCGTCGGGCATGCAGATCGCGTAGTTCGTGATCCCCGGCAGGTGGGTCGTGTTCTGGATCTGTTCTAGGGTTTTATCTTGGCTAATCTCGTCGAGCAACGTCTCGCTCGCGAGAATTCGAGCGGGAACGCGCATATCACCGGTTCGAGGCACCTCCCAGACGTATTCACGGACCTGCTCCAGTTCGAGTCCGTTCGCGTCGTACGTATTCATATCTCCAACTCGGACGCCGGCGGTAAAAGACGTTGGCACCTCGCTTGCGAAATTCCGCATTCGGCGGGTGACTGACCCCGATTGACGGTTGTGTCTCAGCATTTACTCG
This region includes:
- a CDS encoding RtcB family protein; the encoded protein is MNTYDANGLELEQVREYVWEVPRTGDMRVPARILASETLLDEISQDKTLEQIQNTTHLPGITNYAICMPDGHQGYGFPVGGVGAMDAEDGCISPGAVGYDINCGVRMMKTNLEYDDVRGHEEDLVDSLFANIPSGLGGGGIVESDIQTVEEILARGVEWALENGHAVESDLRHCEDEGVRAGADPSMVSQKAKDRGKNQIGSLGSGNHFLEVQRVTDVFDDEVGEAFGLSEDQIVVLIHCGSRGLGHQTCNDYLRKIEKRHRGLLDRLPDKELAAAPAGSQLAEEYYGAMNAAINFAWVNRQLIMHRTRRVFERVFDRPWEEMEMELLYDVAHNIAKKETHVVDSDGTERELYVHRKGATRAFPAGHPDVPRAYRDVGQPVIIPGSMGAGSYVLRGGAASMELTFGSTAHGAGRLMSRTQAKQEYWGGDVQEQLLDRHQIYVKAQSGATVAEEAPGVYKDVDEVVRVSDELGIGDTVARTYPVCNIKG